From Ptiloglossa arizonensis isolate GNS036 chromosome 14, iyPtiAriz1_principal, whole genome shotgun sequence, the proteins below share one genomic window:
- the LOC143154368 gene encoding putative cytochrome P450 6a13, which produces MWGVLREFLEQFLLLGLLLVILYCFFTSTFNFWETRGVPFRKPTPLFGNFAPMLLFRKSLPEGIQEMYEWFKDERFFGAFRVRLPVLILREPDLIKNICVKNFACFSNRGIPVNVQDPLSGHLFNLEGKKWKSLRSKLTPAFSSGKLKRMFYLLAECSEEFQKLIDASSEADKPFEVRELAAKFTIDVIGSCAFGIQINALTDEESNFHRAAKKFSRPSYKATLWRMLRTAMPRLYKLLGVQVIDPGVTKFFKDVVSQMISQREEHGIKRHDFMDLLIELKNKGTLENDSGNGLISNDEDAETTEEIELDENTIAAQAFVFFAAGYETSSNTIAFCLHELALNAEIQEKTRRDIYNAIDNRSGKLTYDAVQDMKYLDMVIAETLRKYPPASLLSRRCEYQYQIPNTKVELPAGMRVIIPIYGLHHDPDYYPNPSTFDPERFTEENKRTRHPYTYLPFGEGPRNCIGMRFALLQTKVGIISFLRRHRVEICEKTSIPLKFSRRSLVTTSENGFWLKIVQTT; this is translated from the exons ATGTGGGGTGTGTTGAGAGAATTTTTGGAACAGTTCCTCTTACTGGGGCTGCTCTTGGTGATTCTTTATTGCTTCTTCACTTCGACTTTCAATTTTTGGGAGACTCGAGGAGTGCCGTTTCGAAAACCAACGCCATTATTCGGCAATTTCGCACCCATGTTACTGTTTCGAAAGTCTCTACCGGAAGGTATCCAGGAGATGTACGAATGGTTCAAAGATGAAAGATTTTTCGGGGCGTTCCGTGTGAGATTACCAGTGCTAATTCTACGAGAACCGGACCTAATCAAGAATATTTGTGTGAAAAATTTCGCTTGCTTTTCGAATCGTGGTATACCGGTGAATGTCCAG GACCCACTGTCCGGTCATTTGTTCAACTTGGAgggaaagaaatggaagagTCTCAGGTCGAAGCTGACCCCAGCCTTCTCCTCTGGCAAACTGAAGAGGATGTTCTATCTCTTGGCGGAGTGCAGCGAggagtttcaaaaattaatcgacgCCTCTTCCGAAGCTGATAAGCCGTTCGAGGTCCGCGAGTTGGCGGCGAAATTTACAATAGACGTCATTGGTAGCTGCGCGTTTGGCATACAAATAAATGCGCTCACCGACGAGGAATCCAATTTCCATAGGGCAGCGAAGAAATTCTCAAGGCCGAGTTACAAGGCCACGTTATGGAGGATGCTCAGAACCGCCATGCCGAGATTGTACAAACTTTTAGGTGTCCAGGTGATCGATCCCGGTGTGACAAAGTTCTTCAAAGATGTCGTGTCGCAGATGATCAGCCAACGAGAGGAGCACGGTATCAAGAGGCACGACTTCATGGATTTATTGATCGAATTGAAGAATAAGGGCACCCTGGAGAACGATTCGGGAAACGGGCTTATCTCTAACGACGAGGACGCGGAAACAACCGAGGAGATAG AACTGGACGAGAACACTATTGCTGCCCAAGCATTTGTGTTTTTCGCTGCTGGTTACGAAACTTCTTCGAACACCATTGCATTTTGCCTTCACGAGCTAGCGTTGAATGCTGAAATTCAAGAAAAAACGAGACGCGATATTTACAATGCCATTGACAACAGGAGTGGCAAATTAACATACGATGCTGTCCAGGACATGAAGTACCTCGATATGGTGATCGCAG AAACGCTCAGAAAGTATCCACCGGCTTCGCTCCTTTCACGAAGATGCGAATATCAGTATCAAATACCGAATACAAAAGTCGAATTACCAGCAGGTATGCGGGTAATCATACCAATCTATGGTCTTCACCATGATCCGGATTATTATCCGAATCCCTCAACATTCGATCCTGAGAGATTTACAGAAGAGAATAAACGAACGAGGCATCCGTACACGTATCTTCCGTTTGGAGAGGGACCACGAAATTGCattg gaATGCGATTCGCGCTCTTGCAAACCAAGGTAGGAATAATATCGTTTCTAAGACGACATCGAGTGGAGATTTGTGAAAAGACGAGCATCCCGCTTAAATTTAGCAGACGAAGTCTTGTGACTACGAGCGAAAATGGATTCTGGCTGAAAATCGTGCAAACTACTTAA